One window from the genome of Pyxidicoccus xibeiensis encodes:
- a CDS encoding phospholipase D-like domain-containing protein → MSKDGTSSAPQEGFELLDKTQTVSRLYQLLDEAQKFVFLVTPYLSIEKLRDVERKLRSALNRKVSVVLIIRAEDASTRRPSEAGVEMLRNLVQAGLALGTVPDLHAKIYMSERRAIITSLNLLDSSFNNSIEVGMGMTDSRPEFKQLFSLIQKDILPNCQKSVPFLADLDDEDIPFGDDDEGDNLSDDDAKGHCIRCGTELELDTDRPYCEPHYAVWARFSNPDYTDRFCHGCGDEHPATKNKPFCRGCYREHRDRFGL, encoded by the coding sequence TTGAGCAAGGATGGCACCAGTTCCGCCCCGCAGGAGGGGTTCGAACTGCTCGACAAGACGCAGACCGTGAGCCGGCTGTACCAATTGCTGGACGAGGCCCAGAAGTTCGTCTTCCTGGTTACGCCCTACTTGAGCATCGAGAAACTGCGCGACGTCGAGCGCAAGCTTCGGTCGGCCCTGAACCGCAAGGTGAGCGTGGTGCTGATCATCCGAGCGGAAGACGCCTCGACCCGGAGGCCGTCTGAAGCCGGCGTGGAGATGCTCCGCAACCTCGTCCAGGCCGGGCTCGCGCTGGGGACCGTTCCCGACCTCCATGCCAAAATCTACATGTCGGAACGCCGCGCGATCATCACTTCGCTGAACTTGCTCGACTCGTCCTTCAACAACAGCATCGAAGTGGGCATGGGGATGACGGACAGCCGGCCGGAATTCAAGCAGCTCTTCAGCCTGATCCAGAAGGACATCCTTCCGAATTGTCAGAAGAGCGTCCCCTTCCTGGCTGACCTCGACGACGAAGACATTCCGTTCGGGGACGACGACGAGGGCGACAACCTGTCCGATGATGACGCGAAAGGGCACTGCATCCGGTGCGGCACCGAGCTGGAGCTGGATACCGACAGGCCCTATTGCGAGCCGCACTACGCCGTGTGGGCCCGCTTCAGCAATCCCGACTACACGGACCGCTTCTGCCACGGCTGCGGTGACGAACACCCCGCGACGAAGAACAAACCCTTCTGCCGTGGCTGCTACCGCGAGCATCGAGACCGCTTCGGCCTGTGA
- a CDS encoding metallophosphoesterase family protein: MKLYAISDLHLRHADNRQALQALPAHPDDWLIVAGDVGETLAEMELMLRTFTERFRQVLWVPGNHELWTMPSEQPQLRGEARYQRLVSLCRSYGVLTPEDPYPRWPGEGPPRVLVPMFLGYDYSFRPDHVPADKALEWAWEEDLLCTDEVLLHPEPYLNRAAWCDARVESTLARLQALPADCTTVLINHYPLRYEHVRLPRIPRFSIWCGTKRTEDWHTRFRAEVVVSGHLHMPATLWRDGVRFEEVSLGYPMQWKHRGGGSLERYLREILPGPAVRPL, encoded by the coding sequence ATGAAGCTCTACGCCATCAGTGATTTGCACCTGCGCCACGCCGACAACCGCCAAGCGCTCCAGGCCCTCCCCGCCCATCCGGATGACTGGCTCATCGTCGCGGGCGACGTGGGCGAGACGCTGGCGGAGATGGAGCTGATGCTGCGCACCTTTACCGAGCGCTTCCGCCAGGTGCTCTGGGTGCCGGGCAACCACGAGCTGTGGACGATGCCGTCGGAGCAGCCGCAGCTGCGCGGTGAGGCGCGCTACCAGCGGCTGGTGTCGCTGTGCCGCAGCTATGGCGTGCTGACGCCCGAGGACCCGTATCCGCGCTGGCCCGGCGAGGGCCCGCCCCGCGTGCTCGTGCCCATGTTCCTGGGCTACGACTACTCGTTCCGGCCGGACCACGTGCCCGCGGACAAGGCGCTGGAGTGGGCGTGGGAGGAGGATCTGCTGTGCACGGACGAGGTGCTGCTGCACCCTGAGCCGTACCTCAACCGCGCCGCCTGGTGCGACGCGCGCGTGGAGTCCACGCTGGCGCGGCTGCAAGCCCTGCCTGCGGACTGCACCACGGTGCTCATCAACCACTACCCGCTGCGCTACGAGCACGTGCGGCTGCCGCGCATCCCTCGCTTCTCCATCTGGTGCGGAACGAAGCGCACCGAGGACTGGCACACCCGCTTCCGCGCGGAGGTCGTCGTCTCCGGCCACCTCCACATGCCCGCCACGCTCTGGCGCGACGGCGTGCGGTTCGAGGAGGTGTCGCTGGGCTACCCCATGCAGTGGAAGCACCGGGGCGGCGGCAGCCTGGAGCGGTACCTGCGGGAAATCCTCCCCGGCCCGGCGGTTCGCCCGCTCTGA
- a CDS encoding M4 family metallopeptidase, which produces MAKNNRVRGALGIAALSAFVGCNESTPAPEANKPAEAAQNAALENGNTVVTRDEAGKPTLITGNLGQLPEIPAGDAAALEQAALAPVLASLAPTFHLAADNLTLIRSYKDTLQGDNHYRFAVSHNGIPVLGGQFRLHVRDGQIIAANTNVRSDLKAEPKAAIAGDVAVAAADSDKETVRGSTSEANPELFYIRDGDELKLVYVVSQRGEKADGTPIHDLVLVDAKSSDVVARYPQIHEALNRRMHNGNNTSTLPGAVVRTEGQPEHADPVVNTNYDHLGTVYNCYSTLFNRDSINNAGALLISTVHHRVNYVNAFWDGTQMVYGDGDGVTATNLANSLDVTAHELTHAVTDNESDLIYSGESGGLNESMSDIFGAVCEWYGDGAGDVTARHWLIGDDVWTPNIPNDALRYMADPVADGVSLDHYHSYTSGTDVHYSSGISNLAFQLLSQGGTHPRGRSTVVVTGIGIEKAARIFYKANADLLLPSSNFEAAKAATELASDQLGYDAATKASVTAAWTAVGVGVPVPPPPTTPIEKDVPATNLSGARGARQYFAVTVPEGAYDLTFTLSGGTGDADLYVRATNAPTTSQYDCRPYRAGNNEVCTFAAPVHGTWYAMLNGFSAYSGATLTVTWKGGYVPMVSGVPIKPLSGVAGSSQVFTIEVPERRPGSGKNSLYIQTGQGEGNPDLYVKRAGAPSKFDYDCRSVKEHQSEVCNLLNVPAGKYYIEVFGAKGGYDGIALIASYL; this is translated from the coding sequence ATGGCGAAGAACAATCGGGTGCGTGGAGCACTCGGCATTGCGGCGCTGTCGGCGTTTGTCGGTTGCAACGAGTCCACCCCCGCTCCCGAGGCCAACAAGCCCGCGGAGGCCGCGCAGAATGCGGCGCTGGAGAATGGCAACACGGTCGTAACGCGGGACGAGGCAGGCAAGCCCACGCTCATCACGGGCAACCTCGGCCAGCTTCCCGAAATCCCCGCGGGTGACGCGGCGGCCCTGGAGCAGGCGGCCCTGGCCCCCGTGCTCGCGTCCCTGGCCCCCACGTTCCACCTGGCCGCGGACAACCTCACCCTCATCAGGTCCTACAAGGACACCCTCCAGGGTGACAACCACTACCGCTTCGCGGTGAGCCACAACGGCATCCCCGTGCTGGGCGGCCAGTTCCGTCTGCACGTGCGTGACGGGCAGATCATCGCGGCGAACACCAACGTTCGCAGCGACCTGAAGGCGGAGCCCAAGGCCGCCATCGCCGGTGACGTGGCCGTGGCCGCGGCCGACTCGGACAAGGAGACCGTCCGCGGCTCCACGAGCGAGGCGAACCCGGAGCTGTTCTACATCCGCGACGGCGACGAGCTGAAGCTGGTGTACGTGGTCTCCCAGCGTGGCGAGAAGGCGGACGGCACGCCCATCCACGACCTGGTGCTGGTGGACGCGAAGTCCTCCGACGTGGTCGCGCGCTACCCGCAGATCCACGAGGCGCTCAACCGCCGGATGCACAACGGCAACAACACCAGCACCCTGCCGGGCGCGGTGGTGCGCACCGAGGGGCAGCCGGAGCACGCGGACCCGGTGGTCAACACGAACTACGACCACCTGGGCACCGTCTACAACTGCTACAGCACGCTGTTCAACCGCGACTCCATCAACAACGCGGGCGCGCTGCTCATCAGCACGGTGCACCACCGCGTCAACTACGTGAACGCCTTCTGGGACGGTACCCAGATGGTGTACGGCGATGGCGACGGCGTGACGGCCACCAACCTGGCCAACTCGCTGGACGTGACGGCGCACGAGCTGACGCACGCGGTGACGGACAACGAGTCGGACCTCATCTACTCGGGTGAGTCCGGCGGCCTGAACGAGTCGATGTCCGACATCTTCGGCGCGGTGTGCGAGTGGTACGGCGATGGCGCGGGCGACGTGACGGCGCGTCACTGGCTCATCGGCGACGACGTGTGGACGCCGAACATCCCGAACGACGCGCTCCGCTACATGGCGGACCCGGTGGCGGACGGCGTCTCGCTGGACCACTACCACAGCTACACGTCCGGCACGGACGTGCACTACAGCTCGGGTATCTCCAACCTGGCGTTCCAGCTGCTGTCGCAGGGTGGCACGCACCCGCGCGGTCGGAGCACCGTCGTGGTGACGGGCATCGGCATCGAGAAGGCCGCGCGCATCTTCTACAAGGCGAACGCGGACCTCCTGCTGCCCTCCTCCAACTTCGAGGCGGCCAAGGCGGCCACCGAGCTGGCCTCTGACCAGCTGGGCTACGATGCGGCCACCAAGGCGTCGGTGACCGCCGCGTGGACGGCCGTCGGCGTCGGCGTGCCGGTTCCTCCTCCGCCCACGACCCCGATCGAGAAGGACGTGCCGGCGACGAACCTGTCGGGCGCCCGTGGTGCGCGGCAGTACTTCGCCGTGACGGTCCCCGAGGGTGCGTACGACCTGACCTTCACGCTGTCCGGTGGCACGGGTGACGCGGACCTGTACGTGCGCGCCACCAACGCGCCGACGACCAGCCAGTATGACTGCCGTCCGTACCGCGCGGGCAACAACGAGGTCTGCACGTTCGCGGCTCCGGTGCACGGCACCTGGTACGCGATGCTGAACGGCTTCAGCGCCTACTCCGGCGCGACGCTGACGGTGACCTGGAAGGGCGGCTACGTGCCCATGGTGAGCGGCGTGCCCATCAAGCCCCTGTCGGGCGTGGCGGGCTCCTCGCAGGTGTTCACCATCGAGGTTCCGGAGCGTCGTCCGGGCAGCGGCAAGAACAGCCTGTACATCCAGACGGGCCAGGGCGAGGGCAACCCCGACCTGTACGTGAAGCGCGCTGGCGCGCCGAGCAAGTTCGACTACGACTGCCGCAGCGTGAAGGAGCACCAGTCGGAAGTCTGCAACCTGCTGAACGTCCCGGCTGGCAAGTACTACATCGAGGTCTTCGGCGCGAAGGGCGGCTACGACGGCATCGCGCTCATCGCCTCGTACCTGTAG
- a CDS encoding NADPH:quinone oxidoreductase family protein, translated as MRALQLQRLDGPDGLQLVDLPEPEAGDGVLIDVVAAGASFPDLLLTRGQYQLKPALPFVPGVEVAGVVRHAPAGASVKPGERVMAFSFGLGGFAEVVSIQPEMVFRIPERWSFEAAAGVVMNYHTAHFALHRRGRVKAGETVVIHGAAGGVGTAAVQVARGAQARVIAVVSDERKAEVAKKAGAHEVVLSSGDWLAQLREKTGGQGANIILDPVGGDIFDKSLKALAPEGRLLVVGFAGGRIPEVQVNRLLLRNIDVVGVAWGGFLLHEPSLTPTIAKDLEAMADSGVLDPVVGSVFPLEQGAQALRELEARRATGKVVLRMRAG; from the coding sequence ATGCGCGCACTGCAGCTGCAGCGGCTGGACGGGCCGGACGGGCTCCAACTGGTGGACTTGCCGGAGCCCGAGGCTGGTGACGGAGTGCTCATCGACGTGGTGGCCGCGGGAGCGAGCTTCCCGGACCTGCTCCTCACCCGCGGGCAGTACCAGCTCAAGCCCGCGCTGCCCTTCGTGCCGGGCGTGGAGGTGGCGGGCGTGGTGCGGCACGCGCCGGCCGGAGCCTCCGTGAAGCCGGGGGAGCGGGTGATGGCGTTCAGCTTCGGGCTGGGCGGCTTCGCCGAGGTGGTGTCGATTCAGCCGGAGATGGTGTTCCGCATCCCCGAGCGGTGGAGCTTCGAGGCGGCGGCGGGCGTGGTGATGAACTACCACACGGCACACTTCGCGCTGCACCGGCGCGGGCGCGTGAAGGCGGGAGAGACAGTCGTCATCCACGGCGCGGCGGGTGGCGTGGGCACCGCGGCCGTGCAGGTGGCGCGCGGCGCGCAGGCGCGGGTCATCGCGGTGGTGAGCGACGAGCGCAAGGCCGAGGTCGCGAAGAAGGCCGGCGCGCACGAGGTGGTGCTGTCCAGCGGAGACTGGCTGGCCCAGCTGCGCGAGAAGACGGGCGGCCAGGGTGCCAACATCATCCTGGACCCGGTGGGCGGCGACATCTTCGACAAGAGCCTCAAGGCCCTGGCGCCGGAAGGCCGGCTGCTGGTGGTGGGCTTCGCGGGAGGCCGCATCCCCGAGGTGCAGGTGAACCGGCTGCTCCTGCGCAACATCGACGTGGTGGGCGTGGCCTGGGGCGGCTTCCTCCTGCACGAGCCGTCGCTGACGCCCACCATCGCCAAGGACCTGGAGGCGATGGCGGACTCGGGTGTGCTGGACCCGGTGGTGGGCAGCGTCTTCCCGCTGGAGCAGGGCGCGCAGGCCCTGCGCGAGCTGGAGGCCCGCCGCGCCACGGGCAAGGTCGTCCTGCGCATGCGGGCCGGCTGA
- a CDS encoding DNA glycosylase AlkZ-like family protein has protein sequence MPPSPLPPAATLPPDEARRYLVGQLGLARPAFPPGARGVRALLKALRCIQLDPLDVIGTNADLVAMARVEGLVRGDVYRHLMPGHAFEHFAKERCLLPASAFPYYRERAAQAPWWRLEERLKRVPAAVLDAVHQELEELGPASSKTLTDHGAVMPIDWSGWKGTARATAMALEVLWTRCQVVVCGRAPGGKVYDVPRRALPRHAEASVDMPFERWSLLERVEAAGLLSRASGPHWSILSDVRTSGLPDTLVKEGLLEEVSVPGSPRRYLAPVGFRRRTFPEPDDRMRILGPLDPVLWDRGLVRVAFGFDYVWEVYKPAAQRQWGWYVCPLLHRGALVGRLEARVREDTLHVDNVWREKGVKLDDAALDAALARHATACGVDRVRRPRARVTS, from the coding sequence GTGCCTCCGTCTCCTCTTCCTCCCGCCGCGACGCTGCCTCCGGACGAAGCACGCCGCTACCTCGTGGGCCAGCTCGGCCTGGCCCGGCCGGCCTTTCCGCCAGGCGCGCGGGGCGTGCGCGCGCTGCTCAAGGCGCTGCGGTGCATCCAGCTGGACCCGCTGGACGTCATCGGGACCAACGCGGACCTCGTGGCCATGGCGCGCGTGGAGGGCCTCGTCCGCGGCGACGTGTACCGCCACCTGATGCCGGGTCACGCCTTCGAGCACTTCGCCAAGGAGCGCTGCCTGCTGCCCGCCAGCGCCTTCCCCTACTACCGGGAGCGCGCGGCCCAGGCCCCGTGGTGGCGGCTGGAGGAGCGGCTCAAGCGCGTGCCGGCGGCCGTGCTGGACGCCGTGCATCAAGAGTTGGAGGAGCTGGGCCCCGCCTCCTCGAAGACGCTGACCGACCACGGCGCCGTGATGCCCATCGACTGGAGCGGCTGGAAGGGCACCGCGCGCGCCACCGCCATGGCGCTGGAGGTGCTGTGGACGCGCTGCCAGGTGGTGGTGTGCGGCCGGGCTCCGGGCGGCAAGGTGTACGACGTGCCCCGCCGCGCCCTGCCCCGCCACGCGGAGGCCTCGGTGGACATGCCCTTCGAGCGCTGGTCCCTGCTGGAGCGCGTGGAGGCCGCGGGCCTGCTCAGCCGCGCCAGCGGGCCGCACTGGTCCATCCTGTCCGACGTGCGCACCTCGGGCCTGCCGGACACGCTCGTGAAGGAGGGCCTCCTGGAGGAGGTGAGCGTCCCGGGCTCGCCCCGGCGCTACCTGGCGCCCGTGGGCTTCCGGCGGCGCACCTTCCCGGAGCCGGATGACCGGATGCGCATCCTGGGGCCGCTGGACCCGGTGCTGTGGGACCGCGGCCTGGTGCGGGTGGCGTTCGGCTTCGACTACGTGTGGGAGGTGTACAAGCCCGCCGCGCAGCGGCAGTGGGGCTGGTACGTGTGCCCGCTGCTGCACCGGGGTGCGCTGGTGGGCCGGCTGGAGGCGCGCGTGCGCGAGGACACGCTGCACGTGGACAATGTGTGGCGGGAGAAGGGCGTGAAGCTGGACGACGCGGCGCTCGACGCGGCGCTCGCGCGGCATGCGACGGCGTGTGGCGTGGACCGCGTGCGCCGTCCCCGGGCCCGCGTCACCTCCTGA
- a CDS encoding class I SAM-dependent methyltransferase — MSQSGRPGSGTHQWNSRFSVPDYVYGTKPNDFLVASAPALPPAPARVVSLGEGEGRNAVYLASLGYQVTAVDASDVGLRKAQQLAAERGVPLETVVSDLADFPLTPETWDAVVCIFCHLPMPLRRQVHRAAVASLRPGGVVVLEAYTPAQLSMRTGGPPLRELLYTADELREDFEGLELSVLLEREREVVEGKLHTGRAAVVQLVGRKPVR, encoded by the coding sequence ATGTCGCAATCCGGGAGGCCCGGCTCCGGTACCCACCAGTGGAACTCACGCTTCTCCGTGCCGGACTACGTCTACGGGACGAAGCCCAATGACTTCCTCGTGGCGTCCGCGCCCGCACTGCCTCCCGCGCCCGCGCGCGTGGTGAGCCTCGGCGAGGGCGAGGGGCGCAATGCCGTCTACCTCGCCTCGCTCGGCTACCAGGTGACGGCGGTGGACGCGTCGGACGTGGGGCTTCGCAAGGCCCAGCAGCTCGCGGCGGAGCGCGGCGTTCCCCTGGAGACGGTGGTGAGCGACCTGGCGGACTTCCCGCTCACGCCGGAGACGTGGGACGCCGTGGTCTGCATCTTCTGCCACCTGCCCATGCCCCTGCGCCGGCAGGTCCACCGCGCGGCCGTCGCGAGCCTGCGGCCCGGTGGCGTGGTGGTGCTCGAGGCGTACACGCCGGCCCAGCTCTCGATGCGCACGGGAGGGCCGCCCCTGCGCGAGCTGCTCTACACCGCCGACGAGCTGCGCGAGGACTTCGAGGGGCTGGAGCTGTCCGTCCTCCTCGAGCGCGAGCGGGAGGTGGTGGAGGGGAAGCTCCACACCGGCCGGGCCGCGGTGGTTCAGCTGGTGGGACGCAAGCCGGTTCGTTGA
- a CDS encoding XdhC family protein: MKDLDAILRARQRARGPLVLATVVAVSGSSYRKPGARMLMSEDGWLAGGVSGGCLEADIVRKAFFWTSTGPRLLRYDSTGDNAEDEGGLSFALGCNGVVDVLLERCEGGPMDALSFASEERNAGRRAVVATVYRGPAHAVGSRLRVREDGTEEGDLSGALRDAVREAAREALEAGRTWSGPCGGADVLVEVVEPPHPLVVFGSGFDVAPVVAQAASLGWHVTVVADRPSETLRRRFPQAHAVVSAKARDAVSAVPLSPRTLAVLMTHSLPQDRELLPALLPKTLRYVGVLGPRSRTERLLAGMAPAPTPAQLEKLHAPVGLDLGAEGAEEIALSIIAELQAVVMNREGGKLRERDAPIHSEATPAARKLA; encoded by the coding sequence ATGAAGGACCTGGACGCCATCCTCCGTGCCCGGCAGCGCGCTCGGGGCCCCCTGGTGCTGGCCACCGTCGTCGCCGTGTCCGGCTCGTCTTACCGCAAGCCCGGGGCGCGCATGCTGATGAGCGAGGACGGGTGGCTCGCCGGTGGCGTGAGCGGCGGATGCCTGGAAGCCGACATCGTCCGCAAGGCCTTCTTCTGGACCAGCACCGGTCCCCGCCTGCTCCGCTACGACTCCACCGGCGACAACGCCGAGGACGAGGGCGGCCTGTCCTTCGCGCTCGGCTGCAATGGCGTGGTGGATGTGCTGCTGGAGCGGTGCGAAGGCGGCCCGATGGACGCACTCTCGTTCGCCTCCGAGGAGCGGAACGCGGGACGGCGCGCGGTGGTGGCCACGGTGTACCGGGGCCCCGCTCACGCCGTGGGCTCGCGGCTGCGGGTGCGCGAGGACGGCACCGAGGAGGGAGACCTCTCCGGCGCCCTGCGCGACGCCGTGCGCGAGGCCGCCCGTGAGGCGCTGGAGGCCGGACGGACGTGGAGCGGCCCCTGCGGCGGCGCCGACGTCCTCGTGGAGGTGGTGGAGCCTCCCCACCCGCTCGTCGTCTTCGGCAGCGGCTTCGACGTGGCCCCTGTCGTCGCCCAGGCCGCGAGCCTGGGCTGGCACGTCACCGTGGTGGCGGACCGTCCCTCGGAGACGCTGCGCCGGAGATTTCCCCAGGCCCACGCCGTGGTGTCCGCGAAGGCCCGCGATGCCGTCAGCGCGGTGCCGCTGTCGCCGCGCACCCTGGCCGTGCTGATGACGCACAGCCTGCCCCAGGACCGCGAGCTGCTGCCAGCGCTGCTCCCGAAGACGCTGCGCTATGTGGGCGTGCTGGGCCCCCGCTCGCGTACGGAGCGGCTGCTCGCGGGCATGGCTCCCGCGCCCACTCCCGCGCAGTTGGAGAAGCTGCACGCCCCCGTGGGGCTGGACCTGGGCGCGGAGGGCGCCGAGGAGATTGCCCTGTCCATCATCGCGGAGCTGCAGGCCGTGGTGATGAATCGCGAGGGCGGCAAGCTGCGCGAGCGGGATGCTCCCATCCATTCCGAGGCGACTCCCGCGGCCCGGAAGCTCGCATGA
- a CDS encoding nucleotidyltransferase family protein: protein MTVGVVLLAAGGSSRLGRPKQLVVHQGQTLVRRAAEAALSVDGGPVVVVLGAQHEAVGAELAGLAVRTVVHADWAAGPGGSLRAGLRALTSDETGDVEAVVVLLCDQLRVDAAHLRALVATWRHTGCAVVASAYDGARGVPALFSRTVFAELEALQPEQGARGVIARDASRVAEVPLPGGDEDVDTAADLARLT, encoded by the coding sequence ATGACGGTGGGCGTGGTGTTGCTGGCCGCGGGAGGCTCCTCGCGCCTGGGGCGCCCCAAGCAGCTCGTCGTCCACCAGGGCCAGACGCTGGTGCGGCGCGCCGCCGAGGCCGCGCTGTCCGTCGACGGTGGCCCCGTGGTCGTCGTGCTGGGCGCCCAACACGAGGCCGTGGGCGCGGAGCTGGCCGGGCTGGCCGTGCGGACGGTGGTGCATGCGGACTGGGCGGCGGGCCCCGGCGGCTCGCTCCGCGCGGGCCTGCGCGCCCTGACCTCCGATGAGACTGGCGACGTGGAGGCCGTGGTCGTCCTGCTGTGCGACCAGCTCCGCGTGGACGCCGCGCACCTGCGGGCGCTCGTGGCCACGTGGCGTCACACGGGCTGCGCCGTGGTGGCCTCCGCGTACGACGGGGCCCGGGGCGTGCCCGCGCTCTTCTCGCGCACCGTGTTCGCGGAGCTGGAGGCGCTCCAGCCCGAGCAGGGCGCTCGCGGCGTGATTGCCCGAGACGCCTCACGCGTGGCGGAGGTGCCGCTGCCCGGCGGCGACGAGGACGTGGATACCGCCGCGGACCTCGCCCGGCTCACCTGA
- a CDS encoding BON domain-containing protein, with protein sequence MANRDYDTRRYSGDDRDRWNGRERDFDEGYRGGELGPRQERGPWQGGQGYAATGSNRGFEDYGRGLREDTSRYGRDSERDPNYNRDYNYNRDYNMGGPGHGSQYPGNPGMVRPLGPTSDDWRFRNTGYPGGYTPTGNPGPYNLGSYNDREPGYEHGYGTYVARDRTEGLYGRDTHERGPFERLGDKLRDGVRRLGKAPKAYTRSDDRVREDIYDRLMHGWVNAEHVEVLVKAGEVTLTGTVEDRRDKRAIEDIVEDVLGVKDVHNQLKVVRPEQLTATSGTPGTTPTKVSRA encoded by the coding sequence ATGGCGAACAGGGACTACGACACCCGCCGCTACTCGGGAGACGACCGGGACCGCTGGAACGGCCGCGAGCGGGACTTCGACGAAGGCTACCGGGGCGGTGAGCTGGGTCCACGGCAGGAGCGCGGTCCGTGGCAGGGCGGCCAGGGATACGCGGCCACCGGCTCCAACCGCGGCTTCGAGGATTACGGCCGCGGCCTCCGCGAGGACACCTCCCGCTACGGCAGGGACTCCGAGCGCGACCCCAACTACAACCGCGATTACAACTACAACCGGGATTACAATATGGGCGGCCCCGGCCACGGCTCCCAGTACCCGGGCAATCCCGGCATGGTGCGCCCGCTGGGGCCCACCAGTGACGACTGGCGCTTCCGCAACACCGGCTACCCGGGCGGCTACACGCCCACCGGCAACCCGGGGCCCTACAACCTCGGGTCCTACAACGACCGGGAGCCCGGCTACGAGCACGGCTACGGAACCTACGTGGCGCGCGACAGGACCGAGGGCCTCTACGGCCGCGACACCCACGAGCGCGGCCCCTTCGAGCGGCTCGGAGACAAGCTCCGGGACGGCGTGCGCAGGCTGGGCAAGGCGCCCAAGGCGTACACCCGCTCGGATGACCGCGTCCGCGAGGACATCTACGACCGGCTCATGCACGGCTGGGTGAACGCCGAGCACGTGGAGGTGCTGGTGAAGGCCGGCGAGGTCACCCTGACCGGCACCGTCGAAGACCGCCGCGACAAGCGCGCCATCGAGGACATCGTCGAGGACGTCCTCGGCGTGAAGGACGTGCACAACCAGCTCAAGGTCGTCCGTCCCGAGCAGCTCACCGCCACCAGCGGGACTCCGGGCACTACGCCCACCAAGGTGTCTCGCGCCTAG
- a CDS encoding phosphate ABC transporter substrate-binding protein — MKNVLFSLATLALLSFVTACKGEDKAGGSAGGQPSASAKPAAGGTLTIKGSDTMVILGQRWAEAFMKQHPDMRVQVTGGGSGTGIAALLNGTTEIAMSSRAIKPAEAQQVQTRHKAQAKETAVARDGVTFYVNEANPVKSLTMEQLRSIYLGDTKNWKEVGGPDAPIAVYSRENSSGTYVFVKEIVLGGEDFAAEALTLPGTAAVVNAVAKETHGIGYGGAAYGKGIRELPVRANNEDVAPSQENIQSGKYPLSRDLFFYTRGEPSGTAKAFMDFALSPEGQAVVTQVGYFPVKK, encoded by the coding sequence ATGAAGAACGTCCTCTTCTCCCTGGCCACCCTCGCGCTCCTCTCCTTCGTCACCGCCTGCAAGGGCGAGGACAAGGCTGGCGGCAGCGCTGGCGGCCAGCCGTCCGCGAGCGCGAAGCCGGCGGCTGGCGGCACGCTGACCATCAAGGGCAGCGATACCATGGTCATCCTCGGCCAGCGCTGGGCCGAGGCCTTCATGAAGCAGCACCCGGACATGCGGGTCCAGGTGACGGGCGGCGGCTCGGGCACGGGCATCGCGGCGCTGCTCAACGGCACCACCGAGATTGCGATGTCCAGCCGGGCCATCAAGCCGGCCGAGGCCCAGCAGGTGCAGACGCGCCACAAGGCCCAGGCGAAGGAGACGGCGGTGGCTCGAGACGGCGTCACCTTCTACGTGAATGAAGCCAACCCGGTGAAGTCGCTGACGATGGAGCAGCTGCGGTCCATCTACCTGGGCGACACGAAGAACTGGAAGGAGGTGGGCGGGCCGGACGCGCCCATCGCCGTCTACTCGCGAGAGAACTCCTCGGGCACGTATGTCTTCGTGAAGGAAATCGTGCTCGGAGGCGAGGACTTCGCGGCGGAGGCGCTGACGCTGCCGGGCACCGCCGCAGTGGTCAACGCGGTGGCGAAGGAGACGCACGGCATCGGCTACGGCGGCGCGGCCTATGGCAAGGGCATCCGGGAGCTGCCGGTGAGGGCCAACAACGAGGACGTGGCGCCCAGCCAGGAGAACATCCAGAGCGGGAAGTATCCGCTCAGCCGCGACCTCTTCTTCTACACGCGCGGCGAGCCCTCGGGCACCGCGAAGGCGTTCATGGACTTCGCGCTCTCCCCCGAGGGCCAGGCGGTCGTCACGCAGGTGGGCTACTTCCCGGTGAAGAAGTAG